Below is a window of Streptomyces sp. ITFR-16 DNA.
CCACGCTCGTGCAGTTCTCCAGCGCCTTCTGCCAGCCCTGCCGGGCCACCCGGCGCACCCTTGCCGAGGTGGCGGGCATGGTCGAAGGAGTCGCCCATGTGGAGATCGACGCCGAGGCGCATCTCACTCTGGTGCGGGCCCTGGACATCAGCCGGACCCCGACGGTCCTGGTGCTCGACGCCCTCGGACGGATCGTGCGGCGGGCCGCCGGCCAGCCACGCACCGTCGATGTCGTCGCCGCACTCGGCCGGGCGATGTGACGGACCGTGATGCTCCTCCCACCTTGTGGGACGCCCTTGACTGCACGGGCCACGCATCGTCAGTCTGACGCTATGCCGCCAGAACTCCTTCTCTACGGCCGGGTCCACGTCGACCTCGCCCGCAACGCGAGTGCGCGCTGTCCGGATGCCTGAGCACCCACGGCCCCGTACTCCCGACGCGCAGAAGGACCTCTCCATGACGGCATCACCCGAGCTCGGCAACGCCCGTACGGCCTCTCCCGACCTCCTCCGCTCCGTCTTCCGGCAGCACGCCGCCGGAGTCGCCGTGATCACCGCCGCCGGTGACCGGCCGGTCGGCTTCACGGCCACCTCGCTCAACTCCGTGGCCGCCGAGCCGCCGCTCATCTCCTTCGGAGTGGGCACCTCCTCCTCCAGCTGGCCGGTCGTCGCCGAGGCGGAGCACATAGGCGTCCACATACTCGGCGAGCACCAGCGGGAACTGGCCGCCACCTTCGCCCGCAGCGGCGCCGACCGGTTCGGTCCCTCTACCTTTTGGCGCAGCGGGCCGGAAGGCGTCCCGGTGCTCGACGGGGTGCTGGCCTGGCTGGTCTGCCGCGTCGTGGCGCGGATTCCGGCGGGGGACCACCGCATCGTGATCGCGCAGGCCGTGGTGGGCGACCCGGTCGGCGGAGGCCGTCCGCTCGTCTATCACCAGGGCAGGTTCACGGCTCTGCAAGACTGAGAACGCGCCGGTGGTTCCCGGGTGCGGCGCGTT
It encodes the following:
- a CDS encoding thioredoxin family protein, producing MDGQAHVKRLDAAQLGAELGERATLVQFSSAFCQPCRATRRTLAEVAGMVEGVAHVEIDAEAHLTLVRALDISRTPTVLVLDALGRIVRRAAGQPRTVDVVAALGRAM
- a CDS encoding flavin reductase family protein; the protein is MTASPELGNARTASPDLLRSVFRQHAAGVAVITAAGDRPVGFTATSLNSVAAEPPLISFGVGTSSSSWPVVAEAEHIGVHILGEHQRELAATFARSGADRFGPSTFWRSGPEGVPVLDGVLAWLVCRVVARIPAGDHRIVIAQAVVGDPVGGGRPLVYHQGRFTALQD